CAAACTCGAAGCCCGAGCCACGGCCCAGGGGTTCGGCCTTGATCTTGACGTGACCGTACTGGCCACGACCGCCGGACTGGCGCACAAACTTACCCTCTACATCCACCGGGCGGGTGATGGTCTCGCGGTAGGCTACCTGGGGCTTGCCCACGTTGGCATCTACCTTGAACTCCCGCTTGAGGCGGTCCACGATAATCTCCAGGTGGAGCTCACCCATCCCGGAGATGATGGTCTGACCGGTCTCGGGGTCGGTGGAAACCCGGAAGGTGGGGTCTTCCTCACCCAGGCGCGAAAGGGCCACGCCCAGCTTGTCCTGGTCGGCTTTGGTCTTGGGCTCAATGGCCAGGTCAATGACCGGCTCGGGGATCTCGATGGACTCGAGGATAATCGGCTCGTCGCCATCCCCCACCAGCGAGTCGCCAGTGATGGTTTCTTTGAGACCCACCACCGCGCCCAGCTCCCCTGCCCGCAGCTCCTCCACTTCCTCGCGGTGGTTGGCGTGCATCTGGAGCAAGCGAGCTACCCGCTCCTTCTTGCCCTTGGTGGTGTTCTGCACGTAGGAACCCGATTTGAGGGTACCCGAGTAGACCCGGATAAAGGTCAGGCGGCCCACATAGGGGTCGGCCATAATTTTGAAGGCCAGCGCAGCCAGGGGGCCGTTCGGGTCGGCGGGACGCTCAACCTCCTCACCGCTTTCCGTCTTGCCCTTGATGGGAGGGATGTCCAGGGGCGAGGGCAGGAAATCCACCACGCCGTCCAGGAGAAGCTGCACGCCCTTGTTCTTCAGGGCCGAGCCCAGGAAGACCGGGAAAATCTCGATGGCGATGGTGCCCTTGCGGATGGCCCGGATAAGCTCCTCTTCGGTGGGCTTTTCGCCCTCGAGGAACTTCATCATGATGTTCTCGTCGTAGTCGGCAGCCGCCTCAACCAGCTTCTCGAAGTATTCGGCAGCCTGGGCCTTCATGTCCTCGGGGATTTCCACTTCGCGGATATCGGTGCCGAGGTCGTTACCGTAGAGGTAGGCCTTCTGGCGCAGCACATCAATAATGCCCTTGAAGGTATCCTCGCGGCCAATGGGCAGTTGCATCAGCACCGGCTTGGCCCCCAGGCGCTCTTTCATGGTGTTGATCACCAGCCAGATATCCGCCCCGGTTTTGTCCATCTTGTTGGCAAAGGCCACCCGGGGTACCCGGTATTTGTCGGCCTGGCGCCACACCGTCTCGGACTGCGGCTCCACCCCCTGCGAAGCATCGAACACCGCTACCGCCCCGTCCAGCACGCGCATAGAGCGCTCGACCTCGATGGTGAAGTCCACGTGACCAGGGGTGTCAATGATGTTAATACGGTGCTCGACACCGGTCTTGCTGTGCTTCCAGTTGGCGGTGGTTACAGCGGCGGTGATGGTGATGCCTCGCTCGCGCTCCTGCTCCATCCAGTCCATGGTGGCCGCACCCTCGTGCACCTCGCCAATCTTGTGGATGCGTCCGGTGTAGTAGAGGATGCGCTCGGTGGTAGTGGTCTTACCGGCGTCAATGTGCGCGGCAATCCCGATGTTGCGGAACAGCTTGAGGTCAAATCCAGTCTTGACGGACATACTCACCACCGGTAGTGGGCGTAGGCTCGGTTGGCTTCGGCCATACGCTCGACGTCTTCCTTCTTCTTGACCGCCCCGCCCTTACCCTCGGCAGCCTCCAGAAGTTCGGCAGCCAGGCGCTGGTGGGCTTCGCGCTCACTGCGGTTGTTAAAAGCAGTCACGATCCAACGAATGGCAAGGGTCTGCTGGCGGCGCGGCGAGACCTCCACGGGTACTTGATAGTTGGCCCCGCCCACCCGACGGCTGCGCACCTCGACTCGAGGGCGCACGTTATCCAGGGCGGCCTTGAAGACCTTGAGGGGTTCCTGGCCGCTCTTCTCTTGGATGATTTCGCAGGCATCCTTGAAAATTCGGGCTGCCAGGTTTTTCTTGCCATCCCGCATTATGCGGTTGATGAGCGCAGTGACCACCACATCGCCATAGAGGTGGTCGGGCTCGAGCCTGCGCACTTCAGCTTGTCTTCTCCGCGACATAACTCACCTACTTCTTACCCTTTGCCGCCGCGCCCTTGGCATCGGCCTTGGGCCGCTTGGCCCCGTACTTGGAGCGGCTCTTCTTGCGATCCTTGACACCCTGGGTGTCGTAGATACCCCGCACGATGTGGTAGCGCACCCCCGGCAGGTCTTTCACACGGCCCCCACGAATGAGCACCACCGAGTGCTCCTGCAGGTTGTGGCCTTCACCAGGGATATAAGCGGTGACTTCGTACTGACTCGAGAGGCGCACCTTGGCCACCTTGCGTAGCGCTGAGTTGGGCTTCTTGGGCGTAACGGTACGTACCACGGTGCAGACCCCCTTGCGGAAGGGGCTTCCCTTCAGGGCAGGCACTTTGCTCTTCTTGACTACGGGAGCACGGCCTTTACGGAGGAGCTGGTTGATGGTTGGCAGTGTAATCACATCCTTTCGTTCGACTAGACTTCTCTCAAAACCGAAAACCCCACACGGAGTTCTGCGTACTTGCGCTGCGCTCGGTGCGGGGTTCCCGTCGAGAAGCGAATCAGGCCGTTGGCCCGAGGTTCGCCCCTGGATTCTCAAGAATCG
This DNA window, taken from Meiothermus sp. CFH 77666, encodes the following:
- the fusA gene encoding elongation factor G, whose protein sequence is MSVKTGFDLKLFRNIGIAAHIDAGKTTTTERILYYTGRIHKIGEVHEGAATMDWMEQERERGITITAAVTTANWKHSKTGVEHRINIIDTPGHVDFTIEVERSMRVLDGAVAVFDASQGVEPQSETVWRQADKYRVPRVAFANKMDKTGADIWLVINTMKERLGAKPVLMQLPIGREDTFKGIIDVLRQKAYLYGNDLGTDIREVEIPEDMKAQAAEYFEKLVEAAADYDENIMMKFLEGEKPTEEELIRAIRKGTIAIEIFPVFLGSALKNKGVQLLLDGVVDFLPSPLDIPPIKGKTESGEEVERPADPNGPLAALAFKIMADPYVGRLTFIRVYSGTLKSGSYVQNTTKGKKERVARLLQMHANHREEVEELRAGELGAVVGLKETITGDSLVGDGDEPIILESIEIPEPVIDLAIEPKTKADQDKLGVALSRLGEEDPTFRVSTDPETGQTIISGMGELHLEIIVDRLKREFKVDANVGKPQVAYRETITRPVDVEGKFVRQSGGRGQYGHVKIKAEPLGRGSGFEFVNAIVGGVVPREYIPAVQKGIEEAMQSGPLTGFPIVDLKVTLYDGSYHEVDSSEMAFKIAGSMAIKEAIEKGGAAILEPIMRVEVITPEDFLGSIIGDLNSRRGQIQGMEERGNARLVRAFVPLAEMFGYANDMRSMSQGRAQFSMFFDHYEQVPQNIAQKLIKGQ
- the rpsG gene encoding 30S ribosomal protein S7, which encodes MSRRRQAEVRRLEPDHLYGDVVVTALINRIMRDGKKNLAARIFKDACEIIQEKSGQEPLKVFKAALDNVRPRVEVRSRRVGGANYQVPVEVSPRRQQTLAIRWIVTAFNNRSEREAHQRLAAELLEAAEGKGGAVKKKEDVERMAEANRAYAHYRW
- the rpsL gene encoding 30S ribosomal protein S12, with protein sequence MPTINQLLRKGRAPVVKKSKVPALKGSPFRKGVCTVVRTVTPKKPNSALRKVAKVRLSSQYEVTAYIPGEGHNLQEHSVVLIRGGRVKDLPGVRYHIVRGIYDTQGVKDRKKSRSKYGAKRPKADAKGAAAKGKK